AACAAAAGAAGCACCAGGGGCGATCGCCGGACGAATTAGCGGCAAACCAGGGACTGTTCCGGGGCAAGAACCAGGGCCTTTGATTATCGGGGGTGCAGTTGCAGCCGTTGCCCTGGGAGTTGTGGGCTTTTTGTCTTTGTTAGGCAACCAAGATAAGGCCCGGGTACAAGAAGAAATTGCCGTCATTGACCAACAGCTCCAGGGAGCCAATGCCCAGCAAGCACGGCTACAGCAAATCCAACAGGAAATTGACACATTTAGGGGCCAGAGCCAAGTTTTTGTTGAAGTTCTCCAGACACGCATTAAACCTTGGGCGGCAGTTTTACGGGAAATCGGCGATCTGACCCCTGCGGGTTTGCGCATTGCTTCCTTTGAGCAGACAGAAAATCAAGTTTTAGTGCGAGGCACGGCTCGGACCTTTACCGAGGTCAATGATTTCGTCCTCAATCTGCCGGAATCTCCCTTACTCCAGGGGGAAGAAATTTATATCGTCAACGCCAACCTGGTGGACAATCCGGTCACCGCAGAACAGGTAGAATTTCCTCGGCCTGTGGCTTCCTTTAGTCTGCCCCAGGTGGTGGAATATACCGTGTCTGTTTCCCTGCGTGATCTAACGGATGCAGAGGTAATCCAGACCCTAGAAGCCCAAGGAGCAAGGGGGATGGCCGAGCGATTACGGAGTAGTTTTTAGGGTTTTGTTGGGGTGAGATCTAAACAATGTACATACATACGGTGAGGAGGAGTAACAATCGATGACATACGCAGAAGAGTTCCGGCAGACGATGACGGAAATGACCATGGTTGGTCAAGAACAGGGCTTTTTTGAGGCTTTTGGTGTTCAGTTCACCTCAAAGATTGTGGGGGTGATGATTGCGATCGCCGGCATTGGTCTTAGTGGCGGCCTTTGGTGGTTTCTCGTCAAACCCATCCAAGGAGAAGTAGACACGCTCACGGTAACGTTGCGGGAAAAAGAAGCAGAGCTCGCCCAAAAAGGCAGTGGCAATCTCGAATCACAAATCGCCCAATTAGAAGTGGAGCGACAAAATGAAGCACGAATTGCGTCGGACATTTTCAATGCCTACGGTCAGGATAAGCAAATGGAAACATTTTTGCTGGACTTTAACCGGGTGTTGACCGCAAGCAATGTGCAGCTTACTACCTACGAGCCGACGCCGCCCAAGCCAGAATTCATCACCGATGCCGCCGCCTATGGGGAAGCGGCGGTCAATAAGTTGAAATACCAGACGTTTAACGTCAGTTTTGCGAATATGACCTACCCAGAGGCGGAGTCGATGTTGAGTAACCTCGACCTGTTGCAGCCCCTGTTAGTGATGCGAAATTTTTCAACCACCACTTCAGAGCCAGCAAGATTTCGTTTTG
The nucleotide sequence above comes from [Synechococcus] sp. NIES-970. Encoded proteins:
- a CDS encoding fimbrial assembly protein (PilN) family protein — translated: MYGLDINFLKDRGLTKEAPGAIAGRISGKPGTVPGQEPGPLIIGGAVAAVALGVVGFLSLLGNQDKARVQEEIAVIDQQLQGANAQQARLQQIQQEIDTFRGQSQVFVEVLQTRIKPWAAVLREIGDLTPAGLRIASFEQTENQVLVRGTARTFTEVNDFVLNLPESPLLQGEEIYIVNANLVDNPVTAEQVEFPRPVASFSLPQVVEYTVSVSLRDLTDAEVIQTLEAQGARGMAERLRSSF
- a CDS encoding hypothetical protein (conserved hypothetical protein); the encoded protein is MTYAEEFRQTMTEMTMVGQEQGFFEAFGVQFTSKIVGVMIAIAGIGLSGGLWWFLVKPIQGEVDTLTVTLREKEAELAQKGSGNLESQIAQLEVERQNEARIASDIFNAYGQDKQMETFLLDFNRVLTASNVQLTTYEPTPPKPEFITDAAAYGEAAVNKLKYQTFNVSFANMTYPEAESMLSNLDLLQPLLVMRNFSTTTSEPARFRFENGRLVTLAPPRLNVSFVVDALIAPTPEELAQRQEELAAEAAAASQEGQPAEGEAPPAEEAPAEGN